One Lactobacillus sp. ESL0785 DNA window includes the following coding sequences:
- the glpK gene encoding glycerol kinase GlpK, with protein sequence MAEKYILAIDEGTTSTRAIILDHDGKKVIDSRKEFRQYFPKPGWVEHDANEIWNSVLSTIANSFINSGIKPEQIAGIGITNQRETTVIWDKKTGLPVYHAIVWQSRQTSELADQLINDGYRDLIHEKTGLIPDAYFSATKIRWILDHVAGAQERAEKGELLFGTIDSWLVWKLTGGKVHVTDYSNASRTMLFNISKLDWDNDILKLLNIPRKMLPEVKSNSEIYGQTAAYHFYGSQVPIAGMAGDQQSALFGQLAFESGMVKNTYGTGAFTVMNTGEKPKFSTNNLLTTIAYGINGKVNYALEGSVYVAGSAIQWLRDQMQIIDDAPQSEEAARNSTDHNEVFVVPAFTGLGAPYWDSNVRGSVFGLTRGTSRDDFIKATLQSLAYQSRDVIDTMRKDTGISIPKLKVDGGAANNDYLMQFQADILGIEIERVANLETTALGAAFLAGLAIKFWKNVDEIKKIQKVGKTFKPQMSAAERDNLYQGWKSAVKAAQSFSYHPYQAED encoded by the coding sequence ATGGCTGAAAAATATATTTTAGCGATTGATGAAGGGACAACAAGTACGCGGGCAATTATCTTGGATCATGATGGTAAAAAAGTAATTGATTCACGTAAAGAATTTCGACAATATTTTCCCAAGCCAGGTTGGGTAGAACATGATGCCAATGAAATTTGGAATTCGGTTTTATCAACGATTGCTAATTCGTTTATTAATTCAGGTATTAAGCCAGAGCAAATTGCTGGCATCGGGATTACTAATCAGCGGGAAACGACGGTTATTTGGGATAAGAAAACTGGGCTGCCAGTCTATCATGCGATTGTGTGGCAATCGCGGCAGACGTCAGAACTGGCAGATCAGTTGATTAACGACGGTTATCGAGATTTAATTCATGAAAAAACTGGTCTGATTCCTGATGCTTACTTTTCAGCTACCAAGATTCGTTGGATTTTGGACCATGTTGCTGGTGCACAAGAACGTGCTGAAAAAGGCGAGCTGCTATTTGGTACGATTGATTCTTGGCTGGTATGGAAATTAACTGGTGGTAAGGTCCATGTTACAGATTATTCTAATGCCAGCAGAACCATGTTATTTAATATTTCTAAGCTTGATTGGGATAACGACATTCTAAAGCTGCTTAATATTCCACGAAAAATGCTTCCAGAAGTTAAATCAAATTCAGAAATTTATGGTCAGACAGCCGCTTATCACTTTTATGGTAGTCAGGTGCCAATTGCTGGTATGGCTGGTGATCAGCAGTCAGCGCTCTTTGGTCAATTAGCCTTTGAGTCAGGAATGGTTAAGAATACCTATGGTACAGGTGCCTTTACCGTGATGAATACGGGTGAAAAGCCTAAATTTTCTACTAATAATTTATTGACAACAATTGCTTATGGAATTAATGGTAAAGTCAATTATGCGTTAGAAGGTAGTGTTTACGTTGCAGGATCGGCAATTCAGTGGTTGCGTGACCAAATGCAAATTATTGACGATGCACCACAATCTGAAGAAGCAGCTCGTAATTCAACTGATCATAATGAAGTCTTTGTTGTGCCTGCTTTTACTGGCTTAGGGGCACCATATTGGGACTCTAATGTTCGGGGATCTGTCTTTGGGCTAACTCGTGGTACTTCACGAGATGATTTTATCAAAGCTACTTTGCAGTCATTAGCATATCAAAGTCGTGATGTCATCGATACAATGCGTAAGGACACTGGTATTTCAATTCCTAAGCTCAAGGTTGACGGTGGGGCTGCCAATAATGATTATTTAATGCAATTTCAGGCGGATATTTTAGGAATAGAAATTGAACGTGTCGCAAATTTGGAAACAACGGCTTTGGGTGCTGCATTCTTGGCAGGCCTAGCAATTAAATTTTGGAAAAATGTTGATGAAATTAAAAAGATCCAGAAGGTAGGAAAAACTTTTAAACCGCAAATGAGTGCGGCAGAACGTGATAACTTGTATCAAGGCTGGAAATCAGCGGTTAAAGCAGCACAAAGCTTTTCATATCATCCTTATCAAGCAGAAGATTAG
- a CDS encoding FAD-dependent oxidoreductase, which yields MPFSLTTRKEEIERLKNEKLDLLVIGGGITGAGVALQAAAAKMKTGLIDMQDFGGGTSSRSTRLVHGGIRYLKTFDVQVVSDTVKERAVIQHIAPHMTQPDPMILPIYDEPGTTFTMFSVKVAMDLYDHLAGIEGDSPLMKYANYTINKEETLKREPQLNPVNLQGAGVYLDYQNNDSRLVLENVKKAHDLGCLAVSRLKCIDILHDDQGRVNGVRVKDQLTDEEFVIHANVVINTSGPWSDTVRQEDKQSYKKPRLRPTKGVHLVVDQSRLKISQPTYFGSGTADGRMIFAIPREGKTYFGTTDTDFTGDYAHPTVEQGDIDYLLDIINRKYPMAHLTVDDIEASWAGIRPLIEAEISPTEAADAVSGASVSDSTSAPSAVSRGSSLTEAEDGLITLAGGKLTDYRIMANGALAKIKQKQHDDFGKDFVLQDSAEIKVAGGDFDSDNAEAELAAIAQNGVQSGISSEDAKEIANLFGSDANQIFAHAQEIEPAAGLTLGQTAALDYSLNEEMALTPVDYLLRRTYHILFKNDTLDKVKAGIIKHMADYYNWDQEQISRYEQELNAEISESRLEKFKN from the coding sequence TTGCCATTTTCATTAACAACAAGAAAAGAAGAAATCGAACGTTTAAAAAATGAAAAACTAGATTTGCTAGTTATCGGAGGCGGTATTACTGGAGCTGGGGTCGCTTTACAAGCAGCCGCAGCTAAGATGAAAACTGGTCTGATTGATATGCAGGATTTTGGTGGTGGCACATCATCTCGCTCAACTAGATTGGTACATGGTGGGATTCGTTATTTAAAAACATTCGACGTTCAAGTAGTTTCGGATACAGTTAAGGAACGTGCCGTAATTCAGCATATCGCCCCTCATATGACGCAACCTGATCCTATGATTTTGCCAATTTATGATGAACCAGGGACAACTTTTACAATGTTTTCTGTTAAAGTGGCAATGGACTTGTATGATCATTTAGCAGGCATTGAAGGTGATTCGCCACTAATGAAATATGCCAACTATACAATCAATAAGGAAGAAACGCTAAAGCGTGAACCACAATTGAATCCAGTTAACTTGCAGGGAGCAGGGGTTTATCTTGACTACCAAAACAATGATTCACGTCTGGTATTAGAAAATGTTAAAAAAGCTCATGATTTAGGCTGTCTTGCTGTTAGCCGACTGAAGTGCATCGATATTTTACATGATGATCAAGGCCGCGTTAATGGTGTGCGAGTCAAGGATCAATTAACAGACGAAGAATTTGTTATTCATGCTAATGTAGTAATTAATACTTCTGGACCTTGGTCTGATACTGTAAGACAAGAGGACAAGCAAAGTTATAAGAAGCCGCGTTTGCGTCCAACTAAAGGTGTACATTTAGTCGTTGATCAATCACGTTTGAAGATATCGCAACCAACCTATTTTGGTTCAGGAACTGCTGATGGTCGGATGATTTTTGCAATTCCAAGAGAAGGAAAAACCTACTTTGGTACGACTGATACCGACTTTACTGGTGATTATGCTCATCCAACAGTTGAACAAGGTGATATTGATTATCTGCTAGATATTATTAATCGAAAATATCCGATGGCTCACTTAACAGTCGATGATATTGAAGCTAGCTGGGCAGGTATCCGGCCATTAATTGAAGCTGAAATTAGTCCAACTGAAGCTGCTGATGCCGTTAGTGGTGCTAGTGTGTCAGATAGTACGTCAGCACCATCTGCTGTTTCGCGTGGTAGTTCACTGACAGAAGCAGAAGATGGACTGATTACTTTAGCTGGTGGTAAGTTGACAGATTACCGGATTATGGCTAATGGTGCTTTGGCTAAAATTAAGCAAAAGCAGCATGATGATTTTGGCAAAGACTTTGTTCTGCAAGATTCAGCTGAAATTAAGGTTGCGGGTGGCGACTTTGATTCAGATAATGCCGAGGCAGAATTGGCAGCAATTGCCCAAAACGGTGTTCAAAGTGGAATTAGCTCAGAAGATGCTAAGGAAATAGCTAATCTTTTTGGTTCAGATGCAAATCAAATTTTTGCACATGCACAAGAAATTGAACCAGCAGCTGGTTTAACATTAGGGCAGACTGCTGCTCTTGATTATTCGCTTAATGAAGAAATGGCGTTGACGCCAGTTGATTACTTGCTGCGTCGGACGTATCATATTCTGTTTAAGAATGATACTCTAGATAAGGTTAAAGCAGGCATTATCAAGCACATGGCAGATTACTATAATTGGGATCAAGAACAAATTAGTCGGTATGAGCAAGAATTGAATGCCGAAATTTCAGAATCTAGGTTAGAAAAATTTAAGAACTAG
- a CDS encoding Cof-type HAD-IIB family hydrolase → MIKLVACDLDGTLFNSKVTISDENVAAIRAAQDNGIEFLIATGRSPKQSHTVIRNYGLQPGFININGALVYDEHDTLQVKHSLPKQKVIAAADILRKHDIYFEIVTADHIYSEDISKRVFNLAHSLITLNPGLTFKKAVAISGGSNAMLSMTLVKNFDQLLRDPNIEVMKIIGFDSQGGDLLTQVKQELALIGDLAITSSAATNIEINNIHAQKGTALLDYAKKKGFKRDEVAAIGDNLNDESMIRDAGVGVAMGNAVPRIKELAQVETKTNNEDGVGYILRKFIKDNAKE, encoded by the coding sequence TTGATTAAATTAGTAGCTTGTGACCTCGATGGCACCCTATTTAATAGCAAAGTAACCATTTCTGACGAAAATGTTGCCGCCATTCGTGCTGCCCAAGACAATGGTATTGAATTCCTAATTGCAACCGGTCGCTCACCTAAGCAGTCACACACAGTCATTCGCAATTACGGACTACAACCCGGTTTTATCAACATTAATGGTGCCTTGGTTTATGATGAACATGACACTTTGCAAGTTAAGCACTCTTTACCCAAGCAAAAAGTAATTGCTGCTGCCGACATTCTGCGTAAACATGATATTTATTTTGAAATCGTGACTGCTGACCACATTTATTCCGAAGACATTAGCAAACGCGTCTTCAACTTGGCCCACTCATTAATCACTCTTAATCCTGGATTAACTTTCAAAAAGGCAGTTGCAATTTCTGGCGGTAGTAATGCAATGTTAAGCATGACCCTAGTTAAAAACTTTGACCAGCTTTTACGCGATCCTAATATTGAAGTCATGAAGATAATTGGATTCGATAGTCAGGGGGGCGACTTATTAACTCAAGTTAAGCAAGAACTAGCACTTATCGGCGATCTTGCAATTACTTCTAGTGCTGCAACTAATATTGAAATCAACAACATTCACGCACAAAAAGGAACTGCCTTGCTCGATTATGCCAAGAAAAAAGGCTTTAAACGTGACGAAGTTGCCGCAATCGGCGATAATTTAAATGACGAAAGTATGATTCGTGATGCTGGCGTCGGCGTGGCGATGGGAAACGCTGTTCCCAGAATTAAAGAACTTGCGCAAGTTGAAACTAAAACTAATAACGAAGACGGTGTCGGATATATTTTAAGGAAGTTTATCAAAGATAATGCTAAAGAATAG